TGAGATTTAGCGATCTCTATTTACATATAGGCATTCAACCGCAAATAAGCTCGACTCTCAGTATACATCTTTTGCAATTGTTCTGTAGTCATAGGACTTGCCGTCGTTCTAGTGGCAAACATCGATTTCTATTTTCCACTAGAACCGAAAACTAAGTTTTTTGTTGCTGAGGTGCTATTTAATTCTATCTAAATCAATCCCAATTGCTTGAACCATAATTTTTCAAAACTAAACCCTTCTAATTTTTGAGATAAAGTGGCTGCCTGTTGAAGATCTACTTCAGAAAATTCAAACTGGTGTTCTTTAGCAAGAACAACTACATCACTTGACGATTTACATTGTCTGAGTCTTTGATTTAACTCTTGATTATTTTGGGCTGTTTCAAAAAAATTCTGTATCGACCCAGATAGCTGTGACACCCATTGGTGAAAAGCAGTTTGCGCGATCTCCTTTAAATCATCGTTAGTTAATTCAATACCCATCGCTTTAGCAATAAGAATTAATTCCACAGGCGATTGAATCAAATCAATTTTCTCTTGTAAGTTAATTGATTGTGAGATTTGGTCTTTAAATTCTTGTAGAGATTGAGAAGACATGAAAATGACCTGAGTAATCTTATTGTTTCTGAAAAATTGATCGCAGTCCATTTCAAAGGTTTTCACAATTTTCCTCTAGAGCATCAAACATGGTACTAAAATCTGCTACACCTATAATCTAGACTCACATATTTTCGCCTATTATTTTTCATCCATGCGATCGCATCATTGGGGGTGATGGCATATTGTATCTGGCAAATGTTTCCTTGGTTTTTAGCCATGATGATCGCGGGAACGATCGCTAGTTATTCGATCATGCAGATTATTCCCCTATTTGTTAAATGAGAGATCGGGATTATTACCAAGGCTATGAAGCGGCATTATACTAACAAAGAAAGGCGATCTCGTGAGATCACCTTTCTTCTTTGGTCATTTAAAATTTTGTTTTGAATAGATAACAGTTCCTATCGAGTAGGAACTTTGAAATCATATCAGAAATAAAGTTTGCATTTTGTGGAAACTGAGATTCATAACAAAAAGGTGTTTAAGCATCCTGTCGCTATGAAAGCTACGATTTATTACTCCAGATAAGATTGCTATACATAGACAACCTCAAAAACTTCTAATGACTCAACTTTTCCCTTGAGTTTTAAAGATCCAATGCCACGACATTCCACCTTATCTTGTACAGCAGCATAAGTCTCCGAACCGATCAGAATTTGATCTGGCTGAGCTTGGCTTTCTAGACGAGCTGCTGTGTTAACAACATCACCTAAAATGGTATAGTCCATCCGTCGATCGCTACCGAGACAGCCTGCCATAACTTCGCCAGAATTAATTCCAATACCAATGTGAATCGGCACAGTCTCAGTTCGATTGATTTCAGCCACTTTTTGCTGGATTGCGATCGCACATTGCACAGCTCGAAGTTCTTGGTCAGTCTGCTCGATGGGAGCCCCAAAAACAACCATCACCGAATCCCCAATAAATTTATCGATCGTCCCTTCATATTGGAACACTGTATCGATTATTTCCCGAAAATATCGATTGAGAGTTAGAAAGATTTCTGACGGAGAGCTTTGTTCTGCACGAGTTGTAAAGCCACGAACATCACAGAAGAAGCAGGTGACATATTTTCGTTCGCCTTCAACTATTTGCTCAAAGTCTTGCTGAGACATAATCCTGTCTACAAGCTGTTGAGTCACAAAGCGTCCAAACATCTCTTGAAACTGCTTAGCGCGAAAGTTTTCTTGTTCCCAGAAATGTTGTATCCGCAACAGTGGATTCTGTAATACTTCACGTTGGTAAGTTTGGATCCCCACAAGTCCATTTTTAACCAAATCTCTCGATCCATTTTGCATGGTGAAATGTTTGTGATTCGGAAGCCGATTTAAGATATTGCGGGCTAAATAGTCTTCCAATAAAGGTTTTACTTCATCATCAATATGAAGGACTTCAAAAGATGCACAACGCCCAATTTTTCCTCGACCAGAACATACTTGGCAGCCAATCTCGCGCCATAGTTCTTTTGATTTACGACTATCAGGATAAACCAGCCGAGTCTCCTCCAAACTCGCTGCAACTAACTGTCCACAGTTACCACACAAACGAGGTAGGAGCATTTGTGAAACTACCCCTGAAACATTCTCCAAAATCTCTTGGCTGGTTAACCCTCTAGCCCGTAGGTTGGGAAGTACATCTATTCCTACAAAAGGAGTGTCAATACAGGCAAAGACCCAGTGCTTAGATTTTGCTGCCATGAGAGCTGCTGCTTCGTTATTTCCATTGAGTATATCAATGACGATAATAGTTGATGGATTGGCTGTTGCCTGATCAATTGCATCCAACCAAGCTTGTTCAGATGGCTCCACATGTTGAGTCACCCAACTTTGAGGTAATTGTAATTGTACTAAATCGAACCAATTGCTCTCCTCGGAGAGCAAGGTAACAGGCAAACTTTTTTGCCAAGCATAGTAAGCAATTATAAATAATGTTGTGGTTTTGCCTGTGCCAAGTTGTCCTGTTATAGGAAATAAACCAGGTTTCCCCTCCAAGATTTTTTGTACTAAAAGTCTGGCTTCAACTGGTGAAATATATGGATCGAGCTTGAGTTCCTCAAGACTAAGTTTTTCTGGCATTTGGATTATTAATACTCCGATGTAAGGGTAAAAATGAGAGACAGAAAAAATCTGATGCCAATTAATATCCTCTACATCAGTTGAGTTAATAATGATTTGCAACACAAACGCACAATGACAAACAACACATCTATGGTGTGATATGCAACCAGTTTACCTGTCTTCCAGTAAATAATAGACCTGTTGGGTAGTAACAATTAAAATCGCTAAAATCGTTATCCAGAAAAGGTTTCAGTAGTTTTAAATCAATAACCTTGAAACTTTTACCCAGATTAGCTTTTGAGGCTTTTGAGCTTATTACCCAATAGGTCTACTGGTTGTTAAATGAAATAGGCGATCGCGGGTATGAATATCAAGATAAAGATAATTTTTGAAGATCTAACTAAAAAAACTTGCTATTCAAATTTTTCACTTCCAATCGGAGAGCTTGAAAGTGTCAAGGTTGATCGCCACGATAGAACTGTTATAGCGGTTTTCAAATGAGCATGAGCAAGGTAAAATGAAGAGAAAATGCAAACAGGAAAAGCGTATTCACAGGATTTGAGAGAACGAGTAATCGCAGGTTATCAAAAAGGGAAAACCACGATGAAAGAAGTAGCAGATAGGTTTGCGGTAAGTCGAAACTGGGTCAATAATCTGGTGCAAAGACAAAAACAAACAGGAAGTGTGTCGGCAAAACCCCATGGAGGAGGAGCAGTAGCCAAAGTCAACGCAACCCATTACCCAATCCCAGAAGCAATCATTGATGGTCAAAACGACATAATCTTGCTAGAAATCAGGCAAAGGTTCGCGGAAAAGACAGAGATATTGGGAAGTCAGTCCACGATTTGTCGAGCCTTGTAGGAAATCGAGTTAACCCGCAAAAAAAACTTTTCATGCCGACAAACAAGAAAGTGAAGCAGTCAAACAGTTGAGACTAGAATATCAACTGATGATGTGGGCAATCGAAACCAATAATCTGGTGTTTATCGATGAGTCAGGCACAAACCTAAATATGGCTAGGACTTATGCAAGGTCAAAAAAAGGAACAAGGGCACATGGGTGCAACCCACACAACAAAGGTAAAAATCTGACCATAATCGCGGCGATCACCATTACGGGTGTAATTGCGGCTCTATCATTTTTTGGTAGTAACAATGCAGTAACTTTTTTGTTTTATGTGACTGAGGTACTTGTACCACAGCTAAACGATACAATGGTCGTTGTGATAGACAATCTCAATCTCCACTGTAGCGATGAGGTCAAAACTGCAATTGAGCATACTGGCGCTAAACTGATTTTCTTACCCACTTATTCTCCTGATTTATAACCGATTGAGATGTTTTGGTCAAAAGTCAAATCCATTTTGCGTTCAATTGCTCCGAGAACCACTGAGCAGCTTCATGCGGCTATCACTCTCGCTTTCAATTCTGTTTCCGAATCTGACTTCTTTGGTTAGTTTTATGAATGTGACGCTCGTACTACGCTCATTTGAAAACCGCTATACTTACAGCAAATTCCGATCAGTTGTGCCACAGCTAAAATGTTAAAACCAAGACGGGGCTTCACCCTGCGACCATTTTCTTGTGGTGGGTTTGAAAGAAAACATCTGTAACGGGCTTGGTGTCCCTAGGGGCAATACGAGTTTTTCCTTGCCTTTTGCTTTCTTTCGCTTAGTCAATGATTTTACTCTTTGACCTTCTTTTAAGATACAAGGGGCAATGCCCACGTGCTTGCCCTGTCACGCTAGCAGCAAGAGGTCTATCATCTGCGTTCCACGTAACATCAGTCCTAATATTATGTTGAGAACTGTTTGCTAGTCAGTCGATGGTGGGACATTTGAGCAATATCGATCGCAGGTGTACAAGACCACATGTCATCCAAGGAGCGTGACATTGATTGAGAGACAATCGCGTCGATCTCTGTTGCCATCTTGCAAAGAATACTCTGTGCGCTCAAATGTCCCAAAACGCCCAAACGAATCGCCGCACCGACTATCCCCGTCACAAAATTATGCAAGAATGCAAAACTTGTATCGCGTTCACTTAGATGCACTGCACGACCAACGATCGCAAACACGATTGGGTGTAAACCTGGCGTTTTGTTGATATCAACATCTTCCTGCAATGCTTCCAGTTGAGGATCATTCCAAGTCGATCGCGCTACCAGTAATAAAGCCTGTCCGCTTCGCTGCTGCGCTTCACGGGTCGTCTGAATTAACATCTGAGCATACAAATATGCATCCGCTCGCCGCACTTCCTGTAGATCGTTGTTGGTGCTGGCACGATGCGCATGGATGAGGGCAATCAAATCTGAACAACCCACTTTGTTATGTAGCAACAAATAGAGAAATGTTTCTATATCCTCTGGATTATGAATCTGATTAGTTTGCACCATTGCTTCCAAACCGTGGGAAAGCGTGAAGGAACCCGATGGAAAAAAAGAATCAGACAATTGCATCAGAGCAAGACGAGAATCAATCATAGCAATCAATTGGCGATAATTAGTGATGAGAATGGGAGGAAAATTGAATCTGATTAGTGGAAGAGCGCACTTCATAGTCAATACATAAGTTCGGAATATTGACGTTTTTTACAGTGGCTTCCATTACAGCGCGATCGGCTACCATTTCTACATAAATGCGATCGCCATTTACTAGAATCGGCCAGTGATGGTTACCAAGTACATGTCCCAAATAGATTAAGTCAATCGCATGTTTTGAGACATCACCACTAACGCTCAGAGTCATCACAGTTTGCCCAGTGAGATTGACTAACAGTAATTGTCCAGATTGCATCGCGAACAAATCGCCTGTTCCGAGCGACTGCTCTCGGCTTTTGATGATGCCTAGCTCAATGCCCGTTGTCGAAAAAGCATGAATACGACCTTTGCCACTATCTTCTGGTTGCAAATAGACCTCTAGCAAGGTTCCCGCTTGTTGAGCTTGCAATACTTGCTGCTGTAGAGATTTATCGATTTCTTGATTACCTAAATAGGTTTCGGTTAGGACTGTCATTTGTATATCTCAGGTAAAGGTGGTTGAGCATTTAGATGCCGCATTCTGGTCAATGCATAGTTGATATAGGCTTTAAGGCTCGGTACATTTGACGACATCGCACGCATAAGCAAACCATTACAGTTAGGCAAGGTCGAACAGGCGGCAGTTAACTCTGGATAGATTTGGACAAACCCTTCTAAATCCCGTTCCAAAGATTGTAAATCGCCCTCTGGCGCAACTAAAATTATGCTGGCAAGAATTGGTTGAGATGTAAAAATTGGATTGTTAGTCAGCGGCTCAGCTTTGCCCAGCAAACGCATCGCATCGGTAAAGACCAAGTCTCCGTCAGTGTTACAGACTTTTAAGCGACTGAAATACTGCCTAAAATGGAAGCATTCTCCCCTTGCTAACCGCCCAGGAATCATGATTTCGCTTAGAAACAGGTTCCCAGTTGGGGCGATCGCTATTTGGATAGTCTGCTCCAGATTGGCATCGCGATAGAGAATCAGTGGTTCAGGGACAAACTCCAAACTTGACCCTGCGCCAATCTCAAAGTCATAACGAATACGGGCAAACTGACCAAATGGCATTAGATGGACTTTTGAGGCTGACTGATCAGTGAGATACAGACTTGTACGATCGCGTAATTTGGCTCCGATCTGAAAGCGATCGCCCGCCAACAGCCCAGGGGAAGAATTCATAATGTATAGATAAGCGCGATGGGCATCGGTAGGGTCGAGCCTTAACGGACGGGACAGCCGAAAAGGATAGGTTGCATACTGACGATACACAAATGATCGCCCAAATTGATCGAGTCCCATCTCTAAGGTGAGTTGTTGTGGGGAAACTGGAGGGTTTAGCTTGGTGATTGGTGGAGCGATGAGTTCAGCTAACATATCTATCGTTTATTCATATTCTTAAATTGTGTTCTCAACGAGTTCGCAATCGAGTTGATCAAGCTAGTTCTCGAACGGACTGAAATAGTAATTTGTCAAAGATGAACTGCATCACCCGATCTAATCCTTCACCCGTTTTACAGTTGGTATAGGCGATCGGTTTACCTTTTCTTCGTTCGGTAGCATCGCGATCGATGATGTTCAGGTCAGCTCCCACATAGGGCGCAATATCAATTTTGTTAATTACCACCAGATCGGCTTGCATAAATCCCGGCCCATTTTTGCGGGGAATATCATCGCCTGCGCCCACATCCAGCACAAAAATATAAGCATCAATTAAGTCATAGCTAAATGTCGATGCCAAATTGTCGCCACCGCTTTCGACAAATACCAGATCGAGTTCTGGAAAAGCTCGCTCTAGATTGCGGATTGCCAACAAATTCATTGTCGGATCTTCACGAATCGCGGTATGAGGACAACTACCTGTTTCCACACCCACAATTCGATTGGCAGGTAAGACTCCTTGACGCTTGAGGCGATCGGCATCTTCTTGCGTCAACAAATCATTTGTGACCACAGCGACTTCAATCCCTTGCTGCATTAGTAAAGGTAATAACCTTTCCAGTAGAGCCGTTTTGCCACTGCCGACCGGCCCACCGACACCCAAACGCGCCACTGATTTTTTCATTTTTACCTAAAGATATACAGCCGACCAAGAGGAACACGCGAAACAGGTTCGCAGGTGGCAATTTCACCATTCACCCGTACCTGAAAAGTGTCGGGATCGACTTCGATTTCAGGACAAGCATTGTTATGTAACATATCTGCTTTGCTGAGGGATCTCGTATTTTTGACTGGCAAAAGTTGTTTGCGAAGTTTTAGCTTGTCGGCTAAGCCGCAATCTAAAGCAGTCTGAGTAACAAAGCAAAAAGAAGTAGACTGCTTGGCACTACCATAGCTGCCCCATTGAGGACGATAAAGGATGGGTTCGCAAGTCATGAGCGAAGCATTTGATTCTCCCATAGGCGACCAAGCGATAAAGCCTCCCTTAATTACTAGCTCTGGTTTAACTCCAAAATAACCAGGATGCCAAAGCACAATGTCCGCGATTTTACCTGCCTCAATTGAACCTACATGGGAATCAATTCCGCAGGTTTTGGCAGGATTAATTGTGTACTTTGCGATGTAACGCAAAATCCGTTGATTATCATGGCGATCGCTATCTTCAGGAAGTGCGCCACGTTGGTCTTTCATCTTGGAAGCCAATTGCCAAGTACGACAGATGACTTCGCCAATCCTGCCCATACCTTGACTATCGGAACCCATCATGCTGATTGCTCCCATATCATGCAGAATATCTTCGGCAGCAATAGTTTCAGCACGAATACGAGATTCCGCAAAGGCGACATCTTCAGGAACTTTTGGATTGAGGTGATGGCAGACCATTACCATGTCTAGATGTTCATCAAAGGTGTTAACCGTATAGGGATTGGTGGGATTAGTAGAAGACGGTAGACAGTGAGAATAGGAAGCCACCTTAATGATGTCTGGGGCATGTCCACCGCCAGCACCTTCAGTATGGTACATGTGGATCGTCCGACCGCGAATCGCTGCTAGCGTATCTTCCACATAGCCTGACTCATTGAGCGTATCAGTGTGAATTTGGACTTGAAAGTCATGCAGATCGGCAACAGAAAGACAGGTGTCAATCAGAGCAGGCATTGCGCCCCAATCCTCATGAATTTTTAGCCCGATCGCACCGCCTTCTATTTGTTCGACGAGACTTGCTGGGAGACTCGAACTCCCTTTACCCAAAAAGCCAAAATTAATCGCAAACCCCTCAGAAGCTTGCAGCATTAAGCCCATATTATAGGCTCCGCCCGAACAGATGCCCACGGTGACTGGTCCCAATCCACCCCCAATCATAGTCGTTAATCCGCTAGAAAGCGCCTCGGCACAGAGACCTGCACTATCAAAATGAACATGACAATCAATTCCACCTGGTGTAGCGATTAAGCCTTCAGCAGATCGAACATCTGTATTGGCACTAATAATTAGGTTGGGCTGGACTCCATCCATTACGCCAGGGTTGCCTGCTTTACCAATACCGACAATTCTGCCATCTTTGATGCCAATGTCTGTCTTAACAATCCCCTGCACGGGGTCGATCAGCACCACATTGGTGATGACAAGATCCAAGGCTCCTTCCGCCGCTGTCACCCCAGAAGCTAAGCCCAAACCATCACGGAGAGTTTTACCACCGCCAAAAACACACTCATCACCATAGACAGTAGTATCTCTCTGAACTTCCGCAATTAATGATGTATCCCCTAACCGAATCCGATCGCCTGTGGTGGGACCAAACAGCTCAGCATAACGCTCCCGACTAATTTCCATGACTTTCCTCTACTATCGTGCTGTAACCCAATCTTTGCACGCGCTCCATCGCCATTTCTTTGGCGTTGGGAGCATCTAACGCCTGATTTACCAAGCTATTCAGTCCTTGGATATGTCTTGTGCCAGCGATCGCTACTAACGAAACAGTTTTGGTATCTCCCGGCTCAAATCTAATCGCTGTCCCAGCAGGAATGTCCAACCGAAATCCATAAGCTTGGGCGCGATCGAATTGCAAAGCCCGATTCACTTCTAGAAAGTGGTAATGGGAACCAATTTGGATCGGGCGATCGCCTAAGTTCGCTACTGTCAGAGTTTTAGTCTCTCGACCAGCATTTAGTTGCAATGAGCCAGATTCGCAGAGCACTTCACCAGGAAAAGAATTTTGAGAGTTTGAAGTTGGAATGTTTGTCATATCAGTTTCAGGTTCCAGGGCTACGAATTGGATTGTGAATACTGATCAGCTTAGTACCGTCGGCAAAATGAGCTTCGACCTGAATCAACGGAATTAGCTCTGTCACGCCCGGCAAAACATCCTCGGTCGTCAATAAAGTCGCACCTTCGGACATCAGCTGCGCCACGGATTTATCTTCGCGTGCGCCTTCGATCATGGCATCAATAATGTAGGCGATCGCTTCAGGTACATTCAGTTTGAGACCTTTTTCTTTGCGACGACGGGCGATTTCGGCTGCTGTAAAAACAGTCAGCCGTTCAACCTCTCTGGGAGTTAAGTACATATCAACTCTTTAAACGGTCTAATGGCTGTTGCATTATGTTGTTTCTTTTCTAGTTAGTGAGTAGTAAAAGTTACAATAATTTCTTGAATTATTTAAGGATTATTTTTAGAATTCTATTTATATTAGGATTTCGCGTAAGTCCTAATATAAATAGGACTTACGCGAAAATGCCCTGAGAGCCTTATTCCATCGTAGATACTGTCTTGAGCTAAGTACAGGACAAAAATTTAATGGAGTTGAAAAAGGCAACAGAATTGAGGTGTAAGTCAAAGACGATATGACGAAGGAAATCAAATCCAAGACGAAAAATACTCTTAGGTAAGCGACCATGCTTTTTAGGTTTGAGAGGATTGAGTAAGAATTGCCAAAGCCCAGAAGAAAAACACCAACACAAAGCCAGAGTGAGTAAAGCAATAAGTTTAGAAAGCCTTTCTGCGTCCTGAAGATGAGTGGATTCTAGACAAAAGCCACGGGATTTAAAACAACCAAACAAAGTCTCAATGCCCCAACGCTTAGCATAGTCAGTAACAGCAGTATAAGGAGCATGGTCAGTAGCCAAGAGCAACAAATCGCCATCCTCTAGACGCATTGCTGCAATATAAAGCCAATGTCCCCAAATTTGCCTACGTTTGCACAACACCCTAAATTCACCAATCTGGAGGTCTTGAAAACAAACTTCAGCCCGCAGTTGTTTTTGTCCATCGTCAAGCAAAGTGTTTTTACGAATGCGGATTCTAAGTGGGGTACATGGCTCATACTGCAAATAGTCAAACCACTCTTCCCCTGGTAGTGATAAAAAGGAAAGGATGGAGGAAAATATCCAGATGGTTGTTACAAAGTAAAGCGAATGTCAGAGTCAATGCCATCGTGCCCATCCAGCCAGTCGTTATCAGTGGTTAAAAACGGTAGTACAAGGCATGGGAAACAAAATTATAAATGTCGGGATTGTGGTCGTCAATTTGTAGAAAATCCACAGTGGCAGAGAGTTTCAGAGCGTATCCAAGACACTTATGACCTTTTAGAGACACTACTACTAGAAAAAATCCCTCTAGCTGGAATTGCCAGCGTCCTCAAGGTGTCAGAACGATGGTTGCAGAGCTACGTCAATCATAAATATGAGAACGTTCCTCAACAGGTTAAGGTAGAACCAAAAACAACACACCGTTTGACCATACAGATGGATGAATTATGGTCTTTTGTGGATGAAAAAGGCAATAAACAGTGGGTATGGCTTGCCATTGATGCCAAGACTCTTGAAATAGTGGGTTGTTATATCGGCGATCGTTCTGGGGACTCAGCTCAGAAGTTATGGGAATCGTTGCTTAGTGTCTATCGACAATGTGCGGTGATTTACACTGATTTCTACACACCTTATCCAGTTGTCCTACCCAGCAAACGTCATAGGGCAGTCGGTAAAGACTCTGGAAAGACCAATTATATTGAGAGATTCAACTGTACGTTACGACAACGAGTATCAAGACTAGTTAGAAAAAACCTATCCTTTTCTAAAAAGTTGGAAAACCACATTGGCGCGATTTGGAATTTTATTCATTACTACAACGCTTCTTTGCCTGCTCGTTCATCCTTATCCTTTTTAGGACTACCATAAAAAAGACCACAATATCATTGTAGTCTTGGCTTGTAATGTATATATTTCAACTAACGGGACTGATCGGGATCGAACCGATGACCTAGCGCTTAGGAGGCGCTTGCTCTATCCAACTGAGCCACAGCCCCAAAAACTGTGTTTAGTAATTTACAGCAATTATACAAATATTATAACCATCGTCACCCAAATTTGATAGCACCAAAGAATTAATGATTTTCAGTTACTGACTTATAGAGCTTCGAGAAACCTTTG
The sequence above is drawn from the Pseudanabaena yagii GIHE-NHR1 genome and encodes:
- a CDS encoding Nif11-like leader peptide family RiPP precursor, with the protein product MKTFEMDCDQFFRNNKITQVIFMSSQSLQEFKDQISQSINLQEKIDLIQSPVELILIAKAMGIELTNDDLKEIAQTAFHQWVSQLSGSIQNFFETAQNNQELNQRLRQCKSSSDVVVLAKEHQFEFSEVDLQQAATLSQKLEGFSFEKLWFKQLGLI
- a CDS encoding ATPase, T2SS/T4P/T4SS family — translated: MPEKLSLEELKLDPYISPVEARLLVQKILEGKPGLFPITGQLGTGKTTTLFIIAYYAWQKSLPVTLLSEESNWFDLVQLQLPQSWVTQHVEPSEQAWLDAIDQATANPSTIIVIDILNGNNEAAALMAAKSKHWVFACIDTPFVGIDVLPNLRARGLTSQEILENVSGVVSQMLLPRLCGNCGQLVAASLEETRLVYPDSRKSKELWREIGCQVCSGRGKIGRCASFEVLHIDDEVKPLLEDYLARNILNRLPNHKHFTMQNGSRDLVKNGLVGIQTYQREVLQNPLLRIQHFWEQENFRAKQFQEMFGRFVTQQLVDRIMSQQDFEQIVEGERKYVTCFFCDVRGFTTRAEQSSPSEIFLTLNRYFREIIDTVFQYEGTIDKFIGDSVMVVFGAPIEQTDQELRAVQCAIAIQQKVAEINRTETVPIHIGIGINSGEVMAGCLGSDRRMDYTILGDVVNTAARLESQAQPDQILIGSETYAAVQDKVECRGIGSLKLKGKVESLEVFEVVYV
- a CDS encoding COG3415 family protein, which produces MQTGKAYSQDLRERVIAGYQKGKTTMKEVADRFAVSRNWVNNLVQRQKQTGSVSAKPHGGGAVAKVNATHYPIPEAIIDGQNDIILLEIRQRFAEKTEILGSQSTICRAL
- a CDS encoding transposase, whose product is MMWAIETNNLVFIDESGTNLNMARTYARSKKGTRAHGCNPHNKGKNLTIIAAITITGVIAALSFFGSNNAVTFLFYVTEVLVPQLNDTMVVVIDNLNLHCSDEVKTAIEHTGAKLIFLPTYSPDL
- a CDS encoding urease accessory protein UreF, which encodes MIDSRLALMQLSDSFFPSGSFTLSHGLEAMVQTNQIHNPEDIETFLYLLLHNKVGCSDLIALIHAHRASTNNDLQEVRRADAYLYAQMLIQTTREAQQRSGQALLLVARSTWNDPQLEALQEDVDINKTPGLHPIVFAIVGRAVHLSERDTSFAFLHNFVTGIVGAAIRLGVLGHLSAQSILCKMATEIDAIVSQSMSRSLDDMWSCTPAIDIAQMSHHRLTSKQFST
- a CDS encoding urease accessory protein UreE, which encodes MTVLTETYLGNQEIDKSLQQQVLQAQQAGTLLEVYLQPEDSGKGRIHAFSTTGIELGIIKSREQSLGTGDLFAMQSGQLLLVNLTGQTVMTLSVSGDVSKHAIDLIYLGHVLGNHHWPILVNGDRIYVEMVADRAVMEATVKNVNIPNLCIDYEVRSSTNQIQFSSHSHH
- a CDS encoding urease accessory protein UreD — encoded protein: MLAELIAPPITKLNPPVSPQQLTLEMGLDQFGRSFVYRQYATYPFRLSRPLRLDPTDAHRAYLYIMNSSPGLLAGDRFQIGAKLRDRTSLYLTDQSASKVHLMPFGQFARIRYDFEIGAGSSLEFVPEPLILYRDANLEQTIQIAIAPTGNLFLSEIMIPGRLARGECFHFRQYFSRLKVCNTDGDLVFTDAMRLLGKAEPLTNNPIFTSQPILASIILVAPEGDLQSLERDLEGFVQIYPELTAACSTLPNCNGLLMRAMSSNVPSLKAYINYALTRMRHLNAQPPLPEIYK
- the ureG gene encoding urease accessory protein UreG, whose translation is MKKSVARLGVGGPVGSGKTALLERLLPLLMQQGIEVAVVTNDLLTQEDADRLKRQGVLPANRIVGVETGSCPHTAIREDPTMNLLAIRNLERAFPELDLVFVESGGDNLASTFSYDLIDAYIFVLDVGAGDDIPRKNGPGFMQADLVVINKIDIAPYVGADLNIIDRDATERRKGKPIAYTNCKTGEGLDRVMQFIFDKLLFQSVRELA
- the ureC gene encoding urease subunit alpha is translated as MEISRERYAELFGPTTGDRIRLGDTSLIAEVQRDTTVYGDECVFGGGKTLRDGLGLASGVTAAEGALDLVITNVVLIDPVQGIVKTDIGIKDGRIVGIGKAGNPGVMDGVQPNLIISANTDVRSAEGLIATPGGIDCHVHFDSAGLCAEALSSGLTTMIGGGLGPVTVGICSGGAYNMGLMLQASEGFAINFGFLGKGSSSLPASLVEQIEGGAIGLKIHEDWGAMPALIDTCLSVADLHDFQVQIHTDTLNESGYVEDTLAAIRGRTIHMYHTEGAGGGHAPDIIKVASYSHCLPSSTNPTNPYTVNTFDEHLDMVMVCHHLNPKVPEDVAFAESRIRAETIAAEDILHDMGAISMMGSDSQGMGRIGEVICRTWQLASKMKDQRGALPEDSDRHDNQRILRYIAKYTINPAKTCGIDSHVGSIEAGKIADIVLWHPGYFGVKPELVIKGGFIAWSPMGESNASLMTCEPILYRPQWGSYGSAKQSTSFCFVTQTALDCGLADKLKLRKQLLPVKNTRSLSKADMLHNNACPEIEVDPDTFQVRVNGEIATCEPVSRVPLGRLYIFR
- a CDS encoding urease subunit beta, translating into MTNIPTSNSQNSFPGEVLCESGSLQLNAGRETKTLTVANLGDRPIQIGSHYHFLEVNRALQFDRAQAYGFRLDIPAGTAIRFEPGDTKTVSLVAIAGTRHIQGLNSLVNQALDAPNAKEMAMERVQRLGYSTIVEESHGN
- a CDS encoding urease subunit gamma is translated as MYLTPREVERLTVFTAAEIARRRKEKGLKLNVPEAIAYIIDAMIEGAREDKSVAQLMSEGATLLTTEDVLPGVTELIPLIQVEAHFADGTKLISIHNPIRSPGT
- a CDS encoding IS1 family transposase — its product is MSESMPSCPSSQSLSVVKNGSTRHGKQNYKCRDCGRQFVENPQWQRVSERIQDTYDLLETLLLEKIPLAGIASVLKVSERWLQSYVNHKYENVPQQVKVEPKTTHRLTIQMDELWSFVDEKGNKQWVWLAIDAKTLEIVGCYIGDRSGDSAQKLWESLLSVYRQCAVIYTDFYTPYPVVLPSKRHRAVGKDSGKTNYIERFNCTLRQRVSRLVRKNLSFSKKLENHIGAIWNFIHYYNASLPARSSLSFLGLP